From Burkholderia cenocepacia, the proteins below share one genomic window:
- a CDS encoding response regulator produces MSSSISALSDAHILIVDDQPDQLRLLIDILRSTGCRISIAFDGTQACQRAQALMPDLILMDVRMPRMDGFTACRLLAADPLTCAIPVIFLTVADALHERLEGLEIGGVDYVVKPFEPAEVIARIRVQLSRTKRERPAAAEPAEGSPAGGKEDDIIVRAAIRHLSRTLNDPPTVEELARAVGTHEKRLSRAFRDNLGQTVFEYLRYERLRIAQDLLDSTSLSIASIAKEIGFSTPANFATAFRERFGITPTEWRRQGHAGARAAARQPQRRA; encoded by the coding sequence ATGTCTTCATCGATCTCCGCATTAAGCGACGCACATATCCTGATCGTCGACGATCAACCCGACCAGCTACGGTTGCTGATCGACATCCTGCGCAGCACGGGATGCCGGATCAGCATCGCATTCGACGGCACGCAGGCGTGCCAGCGCGCGCAGGCGCTGATGCCCGACCTGATCCTGATGGACGTGCGCATGCCGCGCATGGACGGCTTCACCGCATGCCGTCTGCTCGCCGCCGATCCGCTGACGTGCGCGATCCCGGTCATCTTCCTGACCGTGGCCGACGCATTGCACGAGCGGCTCGAAGGGCTCGAGATCGGCGGCGTCGACTATGTGGTGAAACCGTTCGAGCCGGCGGAAGTGATCGCGCGGATTCGCGTGCAGCTCTCGCGCACGAAACGCGAACGGCCGGCCGCGGCGGAACCGGCGGAAGGCTCGCCCGCGGGCGGCAAGGAGGACGACATCATCGTGCGCGCGGCGATCCGCCACCTGTCGCGCACGCTGAACGATCCGCCGACGGTGGAAGAACTGGCGCGTGCGGTCGGCACGCACGAAAAACGCTTGTCGCGTGCGTTTCGCGACAATCTCGGCCAGACGGTGTTCGAGTATCTGCGCTACGAGCGGCTGCGGATCGCGCAGGATCTGCTGGATTCCACCTCGCTCAGCATCGCCAGCATCGCGAAGGAAATCGGCTTTTCCACGCCGGCCAATTTCGCGACCGCCTTTCGCGAACGGTTCGGCATCACGCCGACCGAATGGCGCCGCCAGGGCCACGCGGGCGCGCGCGCCGCGGCCCGGCAGCCGCAACGCCGTGCGTAG